From the genome of Vigna angularis cultivar LongXiaoDou No.4 chromosome 11, ASM1680809v1, whole genome shotgun sequence, one region includes:
- the LOC108333724 gene encoding transcription factor FER-LIKE IRON DEFICIENCY-INDUCED TRANSCRIPTION FACTOR isoform X1, protein MDAIHQDTQAYINDFELYDFVDNPNFDQFINLIRGENEDANCDFGSDLITDGFVNNQLLPCPANPFDQNYNNAVNVYDQSSTFSSFSCFDGEMKGEGEGEREEEEEEHDGEHSSETTTTTKNDDSKPKLKNDRSKTLISERRRRGRMKEKLYALRSLVPNITKMDKASIIGDAVAYVHELQAQARKLKAEVAGLEASLLVRENYQESINNSKNVQAARNSHPIFKKIMQVEIVQVEERGYYAKIVCNKGEGVAASLFRALESLAGFSVQNSNLATVCNSFQLTFTLNIKGSEPEINLQNLKLWVTGALLNQGFEFVASFSG, encoded by the exons ATGGATGCAATTCATCAAGACACACAGGCGTACATCAATGATTTTGAGCTGTACGACTTCGTTGACAATCCAAATTTTGATCAGTTCATCAATTTGATCCGAGGGGAGAACGAAGATGCTAACTGTGACTTCGGTTCTGACCTCATCACTGATGGTTTTGTTAACAATCAGCTCCTTCCATGCCCTGCAAACCCTTTTGATCAGAACTATAACAATGCTGTGAATGTCTATGATCAAAGCTCCACATTTAGCTCCTTTTCATGCTTTGATGGGGAGATGaagggagaaggagaaggggaaagagaagaagaagaagaagaacacgaTGGAGAGCATTCTTCTGaaacaacaacaaccaccaAGAATGACGATTCCAAACCCAAACTGAAAAATGACAGGTCCAAGACTCTCATTTCTGAGAGGAGAAGGAGAGGCCGAATGAAGGAGAAGCTTTACGCATTGCGTTCTTTGGTTCCCAACATAACAAAG ATGGACAAGGCTTCCATAATTGGAGACGCAGTAGCATACGTGCATGAGCTTCAAGCTCAAGCTAGGAAGCTGAAGGCTGAAGTTGCAGGACTTGAAGCATCTTTATTAGTGCGTGAAAACTATCAAGAATCAATTAACAATTCCAAAAATGTGCAAGCTGCTCGGAATAGTCATCCAATCTTCAAGAAGATCATGCAG GTGGAGATTGTGCAAGTGGAGGAAAGAGGGTATTATGCAAAAATAGTGTGCAATAAAGGAGAAGGAGTGGCTGCATCGTTGTTCAGAGCTCTTGAGTCTCTTGCAGGTTTTAGTGTTCAGAATTCAAACTTGGCTACAGTTTGTAACAGTTTTCAACTTACATTTACATTGAAT ATAAAAGGGTCTGAACCAGAAATTAACCTGCAAAATTTGAAGCTATGGGTGACTGGCGCTCTTCTGAACCAAGGTTTTGAATTTGTGGCATCCTTTTCTGGTTGA
- the LOC108333724 gene encoding transcription factor FER-LIKE IRON DEFICIENCY-INDUCED TRANSCRIPTION FACTOR isoform X2, producing the protein MDAIHQDTQAYINDFELYDFVDNPNFDQFINLIRGENEDANCDFGSDLITDGFVNNQLLPCPANPFDQNYNNAVNVYDQSSTFSSFSCFDGEMKGEGEGEREEEEEEHDGEHSSETTTTTKNDDSKPKLKNDRSKTLISERRRRGRMKEKLYALRSLVPNITKMDKASIIGDAVAYVHELQAQARKLKAEVAGLEASLLVRENYQESINNSKNVQAARNSHPIFKKIMQVEIVQVEERGYYAKIVCNKGEGVAASLFRALESLAGFSVQNSNLATVCNSFQLTFTLNIKSLMC; encoded by the exons ATGGATGCAATTCATCAAGACACACAGGCGTACATCAATGATTTTGAGCTGTACGACTTCGTTGACAATCCAAATTTTGATCAGTTCATCAATTTGATCCGAGGGGAGAACGAAGATGCTAACTGTGACTTCGGTTCTGACCTCATCACTGATGGTTTTGTTAACAATCAGCTCCTTCCATGCCCTGCAAACCCTTTTGATCAGAACTATAACAATGCTGTGAATGTCTATGATCAAAGCTCCACATTTAGCTCCTTTTCATGCTTTGATGGGGAGATGaagggagaaggagaaggggaaagagaagaagaagaagaagaacacgaTGGAGAGCATTCTTCTGaaacaacaacaaccaccaAGAATGACGATTCCAAACCCAAACTGAAAAATGACAGGTCCAAGACTCTCATTTCTGAGAGGAGAAGGAGAGGCCGAATGAAGGAGAAGCTTTACGCATTGCGTTCTTTGGTTCCCAACATAACAAAG ATGGACAAGGCTTCCATAATTGGAGACGCAGTAGCATACGTGCATGAGCTTCAAGCTCAAGCTAGGAAGCTGAAGGCTGAAGTTGCAGGACTTGAAGCATCTTTATTAGTGCGTGAAAACTATCAAGAATCAATTAACAATTCCAAAAATGTGCAAGCTGCTCGGAATAGTCATCCAATCTTCAAGAAGATCATGCAG GTGGAGATTGTGCAAGTGGAGGAAAGAGGGTATTATGCAAAAATAGTGTGCAATAAAGGAGAAGGAGTGGCTGCATCGTTGTTCAGAGCTCTTGAGTCTCTTGCAGGTTTTAGTGTTCAGAATTCAAACTTGGCTACAGTTTGTAACAGTTTTCAACTTACATTTACATTGAAT ATTAAGTCATTGATGTGTTGA